The Bacteroidota bacterium genome has a segment encoding these proteins:
- a CDS encoding outer membrane lipoprotein-sorting protein, producing MKNLNITTIVIAILIAASFSANAQLTGTQIIEKAYNRATGDDQTSLLTMTLTNKQGKQRVRKIKQYTKDIGDVEKSIMFFQSPADVKNTSFMNWSYDSDKSDDQWIYLPALKKTKRISSDSKSDYFMGSDFTYDDLGDRKLEADKHKLLRTEKLDGKECYVVEIKSIDEEYMYSKTVAWINKANFIGVKKEFYDEDGELLKILNIKSYEEISGFWIVTNSEMKNVQKNHTTSMVLSDVKVNVGVSASKFTERMMMRGL from the coding sequence ATGAAAAATTTAAATATCACAACAATCGTAATTGCAATATTAATTGCAGCAAGTTTTAGTGCAAATGCACAATTAACGGGAACACAAATTATAGAAAAAGCCTACAACCGTGCAACCGGCGATGACCAAACTTCATTGCTTACAATGACTCTTACAAACAAGCAAGGAAAACAAAGAGTCAGAAAAATCAAACAATACACTAAAGATATTGGTGATGTTGAAAAAAGCATTATGTTTTTTCAATCGCCTGCCGATGTTAAAAATACATCGTTTATGAATTGGAGTTATGACAGTGATAAATCTGATGATCAGTGGATTTATCTACCAGCACTCAAAAAAACCAAACGTATTTCAAGCGATAGCAAAAGTGACTATTTTATGGGTTCTGATTTTACCTATGATGATTTAGGTGATAGAAAATTAGAAGCAGATAAACACAAACTTTTAAGAACAGAAAAACTTGATGGCAAAGAATGTTATGTTGTTGAAATTAAATCTATTGATGAAGAATATATGTATTCAAAAACTGTAGCATGGATTAATAAAGCTAACTTTATTGGCGTAAAAAAAGAGTTTTATGACGAAGATGGTGAACTGCTGAAAATTTTAAACATAAAATCTTACGAAGAAATATCAGGATTTTGGATTGTTACAAATTCAGAAATGAAAAATGTTCAGAAAAATCATACAACAAGTATGGTATTAAGTGATGTTAAAGTAAATGTAGGAGTTTCTGCATCAAAATTTACTGAAAGAATGATGATGAGAGGATTGTAA
- a CDS encoding four helix bundle protein has protein sequence MMEENIILTKSYTFALRILKLYKYLVDEKKEYTLSKQILRSGTSIGANSEEAVGGISKKDFRAKFFIAYKEARETHYWLRLFKDSGYIEPKLANSLLEDIEEIKKILGAILKTVSQ, from the coding sequence ATTATGGAAGAAAATATTATTCTTACAAAGTCATACACTTTTGCTTTGCGTATCCTAAAATTATATAAATATTTAGTTGATGAAAAGAAAGAATATACTCTATCAAAACAAATACTTAGAAGCGGGACATCAATAGGAGCAAATTCGGAAGAGGCTGTCGGAGGTATCTCAAAGAAAGATTTCAGGGCTAAGTTTTTTATTGCATACAAAGAAGCGAGAGAAACACATTATTGGTTACGTTTGTTTAAAGACAGTGGTTATATTGAACCAAAATTAGCAAACAGTTTACTTGAAGATATCGAAGAAATAAAGAAAATACTTGGAGCTATCTTAAAAACAGTTAGTCAATAA